The Flavobacterium sp. 140616W15 sequence ATCTAAGTTTCAATTGGTATTTCACTCAAAAAATGCGTTATTAAATAATAAAATATAATAATAGTTTTTACTATTCAAACAAGAACAAAGGGTGTCAAAATTGATACCCTTTCTCTTTTGAAATATTACATTCAAAAAAAAATATTGACTATTTTAAACAGTAATCCTAAGTCTTTAAATCTATTTTAGATTACTCCATTTTACATTATATTTGACAGCCACACTGATTGTATTTCAACTTCAATCAATCAATTTTATAATACCTTAACCAATAACTATTCAAGCTTTTTTCCTTGTAATAGCTACACTAATATTTTAATTTTAATTCATCTAAAATGAAAATGCCCATCGATATAATTTACATAGAGTTAATAGTTGTAGCAACTGTTGAATTAAACCTTCGGTAGCACTCACTGTTATTTTGTACATAACGAATATACTTAAAATTCAAATATTATGGTAACAGAAAAAGAGGATGCAAAATCCTCTTGAAATCCTAACAATAACTTATCGATAATCCCATAATTGCGGAATCTCAACGGTTCCGTTCAACACAGGTTTCATTGTTAGTGCTTCGCACGCAACGAAACCTTTACTGTTACGCGACGTTTTTTACATTATTTTCTTTCATCAGTGGACAGAATTGCATATCCATAATTATCTGACCAACCAGATTTTAGAGGTAATAATTTTCGTGTATGTGCTTCTCTAAGCATACCAACTTTTTCTAGAACACTGATTGAACCAATATTTTCAATTGCACAACCAGCTTCAATTCTATGCAGTTTCAAGTTTTCAAATCCAAAATCTATTATTTTTCTTAAACTTTCTGTTGCGTATCCTTTATTCCAAAATTTATAATCATATTGAAACCAAACTTCTGCATTTTTATAATGTTCTCTCCCTAAATTCATTCCAATCAAACCGATAAATTCATTTCCATCGATTAATTCAACTGAAAACGTAAATCGTTTAGAGCTTTCTTTATCATTTTCGAGAATCCAATTTTCAACAGTAATTTTTGTTTCGTTACTATTTTTTGGCATTCCCGATGTATTAAATCTTGCAGTTTCTTCTAATGATTGCAACTTATAAACATCTTCAATATTTAATATAGAAATTGGTTTTATCTTTAATCTTTCAGTTTTTAAATGTATGTTCATATTTTTTTAATTATTATTATCACACGATTTTTAGTAAAATGTCGCATAACTAGCATATATGCGAAACAAGACTTCGTGTATACATCTGCCAGTTAGGTAGATTGGCAAAGGTTTGTTTGGTCTTATTTTTTTTAAAAATAATTAAAAAATACAAATAAGCAAAAGCTTTCGTAATTGATACCCTTTCTCTTTTGAAATATTACATCCCTAAAAAAATATTGACTATTTTAAACAGTAATCCTAAGTCTTTAAATCTATTTGAGATTACTCCATTTAACATTATATTTAACAGTCACACTGATTGTATTTCAACTTCAATCAATTTTATAATACCTTAACCGATAACTATTCAAGCCTTTTTCCTTGTAATAGCTACACTACGATTTTAATTTTAATTCATCTAAAATGGAAAAGCCCATCGATATAATTTACATAGAGCTAATAGTTGTAGCAAATCAAACAGAATCTGATATTTGGCTGAGTGGAAGTCTTGAAATTACTATTAATGAAAAAAAACCATATGGTGAAAGTGATATCATAGATCCTGATGCATTATTAGAAAGTTTAGAATCAGATGGTGAATATTTTATTTTTTCATGTTGCTGTGGTCTTCCCAAATGTAGTGGTTGGATACATCCCATTAAAGTTATTCATTTGGAAAATCAAATAAAATGGATAAATCCTAATGACAACAAAATTTGGCTTTTCGATAAAAATAAGATTGAAGAACAAATAAAAACAATAAACGAAGAAGTGAAAATATTCAAAAAATATTTTAATGAAAAAGAAATTGAATACGTTGGATACGGATTTAACCTACAAGTTGAACCTACAGTTTCGTAAAAAAAATATCTTTTTTTAAAACCTGAATTTCTCTCTACTTTTTTAAAACAAAAACAATTGGCACTTAGTACTATTACTCATAAAAGTACTTCACAACTTCCTTTGTCAAAATCTTTTTCCTCTCTAATAAACCAGTAAAATCAGCCTGTTATTCATTTGTCTAAAACAAAATAAGCTGATTTTGAAGGCTATTTTACAGTTATTTTTCCTTAAATTGCGAAATATCTATCACATTTTTAGTCAAAAATTATATTTGCCATTTATCAAATATAATTTTACCTATCTGGAATCTGACTAAAAAAACCATATCAATTTGCAATTCATATTGCATCTTTTGCCTTTGAAAAAATTTCAAAACGGGGCTCAAATAATCGAAAAAGAATAACAAAATGGAATTCAAGATAATTACTCCTGAACAAGGAGAGGATAAAATATTTACTGGTGAAATAATTGCTCAATTTCTTCATACACACCTAGAACAATATGGAGATACTCTTGAAGATATACTTAAGGCTATTGCATATGCAATGAACCCTGCTAAAGGAGGAACAATTGTACTTGGTCTGGAAGAAAATAAAATCGTGGGGGCCTGCGTCTTAAACAATACAGGAATGAAAGACTATATTCCTGAGAACATACTTGTATATATTGCAGTTGATAAATCCCAAAGAGGAAAAGGTTATGGAAAAAAATTAATGCGAAAAGTAATTGCTACCGCCGAAGGAAATATCGCATTACACGTAGAACCCGATAATCCAGCTAAAATTTTATACGAAAAACTAGGTTTTACAAACAAATACCTTGAAATGCGTTTGAATAAATAAACCTGAATTATTAATTCAAATAAAAAAAGAAAAAGAACGCAATGGCATTCATCAAATTATACCGTAAAAAATTAGAGGAGAATTATACTTTTCTCAACAACATTTTCATTTCAAAAAATATTAAATGGGGCGTTGTATCTAAGCTTTTATGTGGAAACAAAATATACCTGAAAGAAATAATTGCTTTAGGAGTTACCGAAATTCATGATTCGAGAGTTAGCAACCTGAGAAAAATTAAAGCATTAGATCCAAACATTCAAACTGTTTACATAAAACCTCCTGCAAAACGAAGTATTGCAAGCATTGTAAAATATGCTGATGTTAGTTTTAACACCGAAATTTATACTATACAACTGCTTTCACGTGAGGCCGAAAAACAAAATAAAATCCACAAAATCATTATTATGATAGAGATGGGCGATTTACGCGAAGGTGTAATGGGCGAAGATTTAATTGAATTTTATGGTCAGGTCTTAAGTCTTCCGAATATTGAAATTCGTGGTATTGGTACCAACCTAAATTGCTTGAGCGGCGTTATGCCTACCCAAGATAAATTAATTCAATTAAGTTTATACAAACAACTTATCGAAGCTAAATTTAATATTAGCATTCCGTGGGTTTCAGGCGGAACTTCGGTTGCATTGCCTTTAATTATAAAGAATGCGAGACCAATGGAAGTAAATCATTTTAGAATTGGTGAAGCATTGTTCTTCGGAAAAGATTTGTTTACTGGAGAAACTATTGAAGGCATGCACAATGATGTATTTAAACTCTATACGGAGATTATCGAAATAACCGAAAAACCAGACATTCCCACTGGTGAATTAGGAGAAAATGTAGCGGGAAATACTTTTTCTATGAATGATACCGAGGATTTTGGAGGAACATCTTTGCGGGCAATTCTAGATATTGGTTTACTCGATATGCAACCACAATACTTAGAATCTGATGATGCCGAAATTAGCATTGTCGATGCGAGTTCGGATATGTTGGTAATTGATATCTCTAAATCTAAAAAAGAATATAACGTAGGCGACTTAATATCATTTAACATAAAATATATGGGAGCATTATACCTTTTGAACTCCGATTATATTGAGAAAACAATTGAGTAGTTTATAAAAAACGAGATGACATTCATCTCGTTTTTTATTTTAATAAGAGTATTGAATTATTTTGCTGCCCAGATTTCAATTTCTAATTTAATCTCTGGCAATCCCAATGCCGAAATATATCCAACAGTCATTGACGGATATACTTCTCCAAAAAAAGCATTCCACACAGCATAAAAAGCATCCCAATCTATTTCTTGAGTTGCCCAGATATTTACTTTAATTACGTCATCTGCAACTAATTCCTGACTATCCAGCACCGCTTTTATATTCTGAAAAGTATTAGCGACTTGTTCGTTAAAGTTCTCAGGTAAATCTCCTTCTTTGCTTGTACCTATTTGTCCAGAAAAAGTATAAATATCTGCATTACCAGATATCTTCGTAACATGAGAATAATTGCCAACTGGTGCCGATAAGGTACTTGGATTTGATCTTGTTACCGCTTTTATTTTATTGTTTATGTTCATTT is a genomic window containing:
- a CDS encoding GNAT family N-acetyltransferase — encoded protein: MEFKIITPEQGEDKIFTGEIIAQFLHTHLEQYGDTLEDILKAIAYAMNPAKGGTIVLGLEENKIVGACVLNNTGMKDYIPENILVYIAVDKSQRGKGYGKKLMRKVIATAEGNIALHVEPDNPAKILYEKLGFTNKYLEMRLNK
- a CDS encoding alanine/ornithine racemase family PLP-dependent enzyme, which codes for MAFIKLYRKKLEENYTFLNNIFISKNIKWGVVSKLLCGNKIYLKEIIALGVTEIHDSRVSNLRKIKALDPNIQTVYIKPPAKRSIASIVKYADVSFNTEIYTIQLLSREAEKQNKIHKIIIMIEMGDLREGVMGEDLIEFYGQVLSLPNIEIRGIGTNLNCLSGVMPTQDKLIQLSLYKQLIEAKFNISIPWVSGGTSVALPLIIKNARPMEVNHFRIGEALFFGKDLFTGETIEGMHNDVFKLYTEIIEITEKPDIPTGELGENVAGNTFSMNDTEDFGGTSLRAILDIGLLDMQPQYLESDDAEISIVDASSDMLVIDISKSKKEYNVGDLISFNIKYMGALYLLNSDYIEKTIE
- a CDS encoding GNAT family N-acetyltransferase; its protein translation is MNIHLKTERLKIKPISILNIEDVYKLQSLEETARFNTSGMPKNSNETKITVENWILENDKESSKRFTFSVELIDGNEFIGLIGMNLGREHYKNAEVWFQYDYKFWNKGYATESLRKIIDFGFENLKLHRIEAGCAIENIGSISVLEKVGMLREAHTRKLLPLKSGWSDNYGYAILSTDERK
- a CDS encoding RidA family protein, translating into MNINNKIKAVTRSNPSTLSAPVGNYSHVTKISGNADIYTFSGQIGTSKEGDLPENFNEQVANTFQNIKAVLDSQELVADDVIKVNIWATQEIDWDAFYAVWNAFFGEVYPSMTVGYISALGLPEIKLEIEIWAAK